One Prolixibacteraceae bacterium DNA segment encodes these proteins:
- a CDS encoding aldo/keto reductase, giving the protein MKPTYIQGDYSKSKFFDDTSRLVCGLSGLGGVWGHVAEADAVDTILYALENGVRVLDTAPSYNMSQAYLGKALKEWSGEKPFISSKVGRLKAEKADDCVVDYSSETMRKSVYESLELIGVDSLDLLFLHEPHLVPVENMDQIMTCLNDLKSEGVVKRLGVGGNPTEHFYPVLKKANFDVVSGFLKMDACNLTAFDRDIPTLKAEGMAYYAASALHMGLLGRRLDMYNHERPNNEWITNMDVDIALKMKEIADANEMTLPRLALRYMFSIEEADRVVVGPHTIAQMRDLLIAWKEGSLPEMLFNQITETIVTMRTPSLV; this is encoded by the coding sequence ATGAAACCTACATATATACAAGGAGATTATTCAAAAAGTAAATTTTTCGACGATACTAGTAGACTTGTGTGTGGTCTATCTGGATTAGGTGGTGTTTGGGGACACGTTGCGGAAGCTGATGCCGTGGATACTATTCTTTACGCACTCGAAAATGGAGTACGTGTATTAGATACAGCTCCTTCGTATAATATGTCTCAAGCTTATTTGGGAAAAGCATTGAAAGAATGGAGTGGCGAAAAGCCCTTTATTAGCTCTAAAGTGGGACGATTGAAAGCTGAAAAAGCAGATGATTGTGTGGTAGACTACTCTTCAGAGACTATGAGAAAGAGTGTTTACGAGAGTCTTGAGTTGATTGGTGTGGACTCGTTAGACCTTCTGTTTCTTCATGAACCTCATCTTGTTCCTGTAGAGAATATGGATCAAATCATGACATGCTTAAACGACTTGAAGTCGGAGGGAGTTGTTAAACGTCTAGGTGTTGGAGGAAATCCAACTGAACACTTTTATCCAGTTTTGAAGAAGGCGAATTTTGATGTGGTATCTGGTTTCCTTAAAATGGATGCATGTAACCTGACAGCATTTGATCGTGATATACCAACATTGAAAGCGGAAGGAATGGCTTACTATGCTGCTTCAGCCCTTCATATGGGACTATTGGGACGACGTTTGGATATGTATAATCATGAGCGTCCAAACAATGAGTGGATTACTAATATGGATGTCGATATTGCATTAAAGATGAAAGAGATAGCAGATGCAAATGAGATGACTTTACCTCGATTGGCTTTACGCTATATGTTCTCTATTGAAGAGGCAGATCGTGTGGTCGTAGGCCCTCATACAATTGCACAGATGCGTGATCTGTTGATTGCATGGAAAGAGGGGTCACTCCCAGAAATGCTATTTAATCAGATTACGGAAACCATTGTGACGATGAGAACCCCATCGCTAGTATAA